Proteins from one Impatiens glandulifera chromosome 2, dImpGla2.1, whole genome shotgun sequence genomic window:
- the LOC124926740 gene encoding probable polygalacturonase, whose translation MWRFGLSLIICFHLWMKCCIGADHVETCSGIVPMRNRSGRISIADFGGVGNGETLNTKAFRAAINEIERLKRVGGTLLYIPAGVYLTETFNLTSHMTLFLAKDAVIKASQDTINWPLVNPLPTYGRGRERPGGRYISFIHGDGLQDVIITGENGTIEGQGAVWWNMWRQRTLKFTRPNLVEFMNSKEIIISNLIFKNSPFWNIHPVYCSNVVIQNVTILAPRDSPNTDGIDPDSSSNICIEDLYVSTGDDLVAVKSGWDEYGIAYGRPSSNITIRRLTGSSPFAGIAIGSEVSGGVQNILVEHVNLYNMGFGIHIKTNIGRGGFIKNITFFDIYMENVRTGIRIAGNVGDHPDDKFDPNAISVVKGINITLVLGKKVLQPGMIHGFKGCPFTGICLSNVNMNDQAPVGNRRNDPWQCSDVTGAAIGVSPLPCAELTSAAQAGECVLFPFELD comes from the exons atgtGGCGATTTGGTTTATCACTGATAATTTGTTTCCATCTCTGGATGAAGTGTTGTATTGGCGCTGATCATGTCGAAACGTGCTCTGGAATAGTGCCTATGAGGAATCGCAGTGGCAGGATTTCGATAGCGGATTTTGGAGGCGTGGGCAACGGAGAAACGCTGAATACTAAAGCGTTTCGAGCGGCGATTAATGAGATCGAGCGTCTGAAACGAGTAGGAGGCACACTTCTATACATACCTGCTGGCGTGTATTTAACTGAGACCTTCAACTTGACTAGCCATATGACTCTTTTCTTGGCCAAAGATGCTGTCATCAAAGCTTCACAG GATACAATAAATTGGCCTTTGGTTAACCCCTTACCTACATATGGAAGGGGAAGAGAACGTCCTGGAGGAAGATACATTAGTTTCATCCATGGAGATGGGCTTCAAGATGTCATTATTACTG GTGAAAATGGGACAATTGAAGGCCAGGGTGCGGTTTGGTGGAATATGTGGAGGCAAAGAACTCTTAAATTCACCAGACCTAATCTCGTTGAATTTATGAACTCCAAGGAAATCATAATCTCCAATCTCATATTCAAGAACTCCCCTTTCTGGAACATCCATCCAGTTTATTGCAG CAATGTTGTTATTCAAAATGTGACAATACTGGCTCCAAGAGACTCTCCCAACACAGATGGAATTGATCCAG ATTCAAGCTCAAACATTTGCATAGAGGACTTGTACGTTTCAACTGGAGATGATCTTGTGGCAGTAAAGAGTGGTTGGGACGAGTATGGAATCGCATACGGCCGTCCCAGCAGCAACATCACAATCCGCCGACTGACCGGATCTTCTCCCTTTGCTGGAATCGCAATAGGCAGTGAAGTATCAGGCGGTGTTCAGAATATATTGGTGGAGCATGTTAATCTTTACAACATGGGATTCGGAATCCACATTAAGACTAACATCGGCAGAGGAGGGTTTATTAAGAACATCACATTCTTCGATATTTACATGGAAAACGTACGAACAGGGATTAGAATAGCGGGGAATGTTGGAGACCATCCGGATGATAAATTTGATCCGAATGCGATTTCAGTGGTAAAGGGAATAAATATAACGCTCGTTCTTGGTAAGAAAGTTCTGCAGCCGGGAATGATACATGGATTTAAGGGCTGCCCGTTTACTGGGATTTGTCTTTCGAATGTGAACATGAATGATCAGGCGCCGGTTGGAAATAGGAGGAATGATCCCTGGCAATGTTCGGATGTGACTGGGGCGGCGATTGGGGTTAGTCCGTTGCCTTGTGCAGAGTTAACCAGCGCCGCTCAGGCAGGTGAGTGTGTTCTTTTTCCCTTTGAATTGGATTAA